One window of the Gemmatimonadota bacterium genome contains the following:
- a CDS encoding serine hydrolase, whose protein sequence is MMLEAEHIPTTAAARRVARYIFFRATGVDIEEYAARHLFAPLRHHQLALEALDLKDHVDTEGGLYRSDRPGADLATWLQGGQWKERQMMSERWVRGSVTPPIATRTRAGAPVQYKWWLYSNPVGPDAFIWAGSGFGGQFPMAFPDQEMVVVFNAWNISGGPGFRCVLRYRNG, encoded by the coding sequence ATGATGCTGGAGGCGGAACACATTCCAACTACAGCAGCGGCGAGGCGCGTTGCTCGCTACATCTTCTTCCGCGCCACCGGCGTCGACATCGAGGAGTACGCGGCGCGCCATCTCTTCGCGCCACTCCGGCATCACCAACTGGCACTGGAAGCGCTCGACCTCAAAGACCATGTCGACACCGAGGGTGGTTTGTATCGAAGCGACCGACCTGGCGCGGATCTGGCAACCTGGCTGCAGGGCGGCCAGTGGAAGGAACGACAAATGATGTCGGAACGCTGGGTGCGTGGATCCGTGACACCGCCCATCGCGACCAGGACGCGCGCCGGCGCGCCAGTGCAGTACAAGTGGTGGCTCTACAGCAATCCAGTCGGGCCGGACGCGTTCATCTGGGCCGGGTCCGGGTTCGGTGGGCAGTTCCCGATGGCGTTTCCCGACCAGGAGATGGTGGTAGTCTTCAATGCGTGGAACATCAGCGGCGGGCCAGGCTTCCGCTGCGTGCTGCGGTACAGGAACGGCTGA